In Salvelinus namaycush isolate Seneca unplaced genomic scaffold, SaNama_1.0 Scaffold3793, whole genome shotgun sequence, the genomic window AAACAAAGTTTGCTACTTTGTTGTAGAAAGTTGCTGCAACAAACAAGTATCATGAAATACGTGCACCAGTAACAGTGTGAACTTTATGACTTGTCAGATGAATATCAGCAAGCTAGGCTAGCTATGTGCCTCAGAAAAGGTAGGTAGATCTCtgtttggttagctagctagctgcttggCTGTGTGCAGAACGTTAGCTCACTGGCTTCTGATTGGCTAAATGGATCCGTCTCGTCTCAAGACTTTTTAGCTAAAGGTATGTGACCTGTTGAATCTCGGAAACTCCAGCCGTCGACATGAGACATTTTAAAACCGGACCGTTCAGATCAAACAAACTTGGTTCTAAAACTCCTTCAGACCGTCGCGTTGTCTCATCTTTTCTGAACTGGACTTTAAGTCtcgcacttttcgcaccgaatGTAAATCTAGCGTTCGTCTGCCGATCAATTCAGAGCGTTGTGTTTTTAGGGACCGCTCACTGTAGACATCCGACTGCCAACATGTTTCACGCGATTCTACATGTAAAATCGGTGCGCAATTGGTTCGCAAATTACGTTCAAAGGTGCTAATTACGTTCAAAGGTGCTAATTACTATCGGCCAGAAAATACTATTAGTATGTCTGAGCCCTTAGCGATCTTTAGCGTTCCTTAGCGATCTTTAGCGTTCCTTAGCGATCTTTAGCGTTCCTTAGCGATCTTTAGCGTTCCTTAGTGTTCCTCAGTGGTTCCCGGACACAGattgagattctccattgagtttGCTTGTCAGTCCACGATGAGGCTGAATCTGTCCTGGAAACCAGCGCTGGGTGTGATGAGGCTGAATCTGTGTCCTGGAAACCGCGCTGGGTGTGATGAGGCTGAATCTGTCCTAGAAACTAGCGCTGGGTGTGATGAGGCTGAATCTGTCCTAGAAACTAGCGCTGGGTGTGATGAGGCTGAATGTGTGTCCTGGAAACCAGCGCTGGGTGTGATGAGGCTGGATGTGTGTCCTGGAAACCAGCGCTGGGTGTGATGAGGCTGAATCTGTCCTAGAAACCAGCGCTGGGTGTGATGAGGCTGAATCTGTCCTGGAAACCAGCGCTGGGTGTGATGAGGCTGAATCTGTCCTGGAAACCAGCGCTGGTTGTGATGAGGCTGAATCTGTCCTAGAAACCAGCGCTGGGTGTGATGAGGCTGAATCTGTCCTAGAAACTAGCGCTGGTTGTGAGAGTGTCCTAGAAACCAGCGCTGGGTGTGATGAGGCTGAATCTGTCCTGGAAACCAGGGTGTGATGAGGCTGAATCTGTCCTGGAAACCAGCGCTGGGTGTGATGAGGCTGGATCTGTCCTGGAAACCAGCGCTGGTTGTGAGAGTGTCCTAGAAACCAGCGCTGGGTGTGATGAGGCTGAATCTGTCCTGGAAACCAGGGTGTGATGAGGCTCAATCTGTCCTGGAAACCAGCGCTGGGTGTGATGAGGCTGAATCTGTCCTGGAAACCAGGGTGTGATGAGGCTGAATCTGTCCTGGAAACCAGCGCTGGGTGTGATGAGGCTGAATCTGTCCTGGAAACCAGGGTGTGATGAGGCTGAATCTGTCCTGGAAACCAGGGTGTGATGAGGCTGGATCTGTCCTGGAAACCAGGGTGTGATGAGGCTGGATCTGTCCTGGAAACCAGGGTGTGATGAGGCTGAATCTGTCCTGGAAACCAGGGTGTGATGAGGCTGGATCTGTCCTGGAAACCAGCGCTGGGTGTGATGAGGCTGAATCTAAACTCGTCTAAACTCTAACGTCTGTTTTGATCCATTCTGTCTTTCAGCTGGACATGAAGTATTTATCTCCATTGTTGCTGGCTTATGAAGACCGGCTCACTGAGAAAGATGCTCTCCTACAGGCCTCGgaggtaagagtgtgtgtgtggtgtgtgtgtgtggtgtgtgtgtgtgtggtgtgtgtgtgtgtgtgtgtgtgtgtgtgtgtgtgtgtgtgtgtgcgtacacgtttctttgtgtgttttgtattaGTGTCACCTTGTTATCCTCTTGTTAATAACTTTATGCTTTTCAAATGTGTTATGGTCTATTTAAAAGAGAAACACAAGAGCCAATGAAAACACATCATGCTCAGCCAGTATATTAAAGTGTGGGGTGAAGACATCCAATGAAAATTAGTTAAACTGATAGAGGCCTGGTCTACCCAGGCTCTGGTTGAGATGGGCTCAACTATGTCCCACTAAACTGATAGAGGCCTGGTCTACCCAGACTCTGGTTGAGATGGGCTCAACTATGTCCCACTAAACTGATAGAGGCCTGGTCTACCCAGGCTCTGGTTGAGATGGGCTCAACTATGTCCCACTAAACTGATAGAGGCCTGGTCTACCCAGGCTCTGGTTGAGACGGGCTCAACTATGTCCCACTAAACTGATAGAGAGAGGCCTGGTCTACCCAGGCTCTGGTTGAGATGGGTTCAACTATGTTCCACTAAACTGATAGAGAGAGGCCTGGTCTACCCAGGCTCTGGTTGAGATGGGCTCAACTATGTCCCACTTAACTGATAGAGGCCTGGTCTACCCAGGCTCTGGTTGAGATGGGCTCAACTATGTCCCACTAAACTGATAGAGGCCCGGTCTACCCAGGCTCTGGTTGAGATGGGTTCAACTATGTCCCACTAAACTGATAGAGGCCTGGTCTACTCAGGCTCTGGTTGAGATGGGCTCAACTATGTCCCACTAAACTGCTAGAGGCCTGGTCTACCCAGGCTCTGGTTGAGATGGGCTCAATTATGTCCCACTAAACTGAGAGAGGCCTGGTCTCCTTTTGGCTGAACTGATAGAGGCCTGGTCTACCCTCTTGGCTGAACTGATAGAGGCCTGGTCTCCTCTTGTCTGGCCATTTTTCACTTAGTTGGTGTCCCAAACTAAGTGATTTACCGTCCATTTGGagggcaaatctgaccataactctatcatCCTGATTCGTGATTATAAGCCAAATTTAAAGCAGGAgacaccagtgactcggtctgtTAAGATAGCTGCTAGACTGATCTGAGACCTGTCCAGGTAGTGTTTGTTATCCAGggtaattgattgattgattggttgtgTCTAGGAGGAGTTGAGAAGGTTCCGGGTCCGTGTGGAGGAGGTGGTGCAGGAGAACCAGAAACTACACCAGGACCTGAAACAGACAGGAGGAGTCAGCCACaaggagtggtgagtactgtctctctgtctggatgagtcagccacaaggagtggtgagtactgtctgtctctctgtctggaggagtcagccacaaggagtggtgagtactgtctgtctctctgtctggatgAGTCAGCCACAAAGAGTGGtgagtactgtctgtctctctgtctggatgAGTCACCCACaaggagtggtgagtactgtgtctctctgtctagaggagtcagccacaaggagtggtgagtactgtgtctctctgtctagaggagtcagccacaaggagtggtgagtactgtgtctctctgtctagaggagtcagccacaaggagtggtgagtactgtctgtctctctgtctggatgAGTCACCCACaaggagtggtgagtactgtctgtctctctgtctggaggagtcagtcacaaggagtggtgagtactgtgtctctctgtctggaggagtcagccacaaagagtggtgagtactgtgtctctctgtctggaggagtcagccacaaagagtggtgagtactgtgtctctctgtctggaggagtcagccacaaagagtggtgagtactgtctgtctctctgtctgaaggAGTCAGCCACAAAGAGTGGTgagtactgtctgtctctgtctggaggagtcagccacaaagagtggtgagtactgtctgtctctctgtctggaggagtcagccacaaggagtggtgagtactgtgtgtgtctctctgtctgaaggAGTCAGCCACAAAGAGTGGTGAgtactgtgtctctctgtctggaggagtcagccacaaggagtggtgagtactgtctctctgtctggaggagtcagccacaaggagtggtgagtactgtctgtctctctgtcaggaggagtcagccacaaggagtggtgagtactgtctgtctctctgtcaggaggagtcagccacaaggagtggtgagtactgtctgtctctctgtcaggaggagtcagccacaaggagtggtgagtactgtctgtctctctgtcaggaggagtcagccacaaggagtggtgagtactgtctgtctctctgtcaggaggagtcagccacaaggagtggtgagtactgtctgtctctctgtcaggaggagtcagccacaaggagtggtgagtactgtctgtctctctgtctggaggagtCAGTCACAAGGAGTGGTgattactgtctgtctctctgtcaggaggagtcagccacaaggagtggtgagtactgtgtgtgtctctctgtctggaggagtcagccacaaggagtggtgagtactgtgtgtgtctctctgtctggaggagtcagccacaaggagtggtgagtactgtctgtctctctgtctggaggagtcagccacaaagagtggtgagtactgtctgtctctctgtctggaggagtcagccacaaggagtggtgagtactgtgtgtgtctctctgtctggaggagtCAGTCACAAGGAGTGGTgattactgtctgtctctctgtcaggaggagtcagccacaaggagtggtgagtactgtctgtctctctgtctggaggagtcagccacaaagagtggtgagtactgtctgtctctctgtctggaggagtcagccacaaggagtggtgagtactgtgtgtgtctctctgtctggaggagtCAGTCACAAGGAGTGGTgattactgtctgtctctctgtcaggaggagtcagccacaaggagtggtgagtactgtgtgtgtctctctgtctggaggagtcagccacaaggagtggtgagtactgtgtgtgtctctctgtctggaggagtcagccacaaggagtggtgagtactgtctgtctctctgtctggaggagtcagccacaaggagtggtgagtactgtctctctgtctggaggagtcagccacaaggagtggtgagtactgtgtgtgtctctctgtctggaggagtCAGTCACAAAGAGTGGtgagtactgtctgtctctctgtctggagaagtcagccacaaggagtggtgagtactgtgtctctctgtctggaggagtcagtcacaaggagtggtgagtactgtgtctctctgtctggaggagtcagccacaaagagtggtgagtactgtgtctctctgtctggaggagtcagccacaaagagtggtgagtactgtctgtctctctgtctgaaggAGTCAGCCACAAAGAGTGGTgagtactgtctgtctctgtctggaggagtcagccacaaagagtggtgagtactgtctgtctctctgtcaggaggagtcagccacaaggagtggtgagtactgtctgtctctctgtcaggaggagtcagccacaaggagtggtgagtactgtctgtctctctgtcaggaggagtcagccacaaggagtggtgagtactgtctgtctctgtctggaggagtcagccacaaggagtggtgagtactgtctgtctctgtctggaggagtcagccacaaggagtggtgagtactgtctgtctctctgtctggaggagtcagccacaaggagtggtgagtactgtgtgtgtctccctgtctgGAGGAGTCAGTCACAAAGAGTGGtgagtactgtctgtctctctgtctggaggagtcagccacaaggagtggtgagtactgtgtgtgtctctctgtctggaggagtCAGTCACAAAGAGTGGtgagtactgtgtgtgtctctctgtctggaggagtCAGTCACAAAGAGTGGtgagtactgtctgtctctctgtctggaggagtcagccacaaggagtggtgagtactgtctgtctctctgtctggaggagtcagccacaaggagtggtgagtactgtgtctctctgtctggaggagtcagccacaaggagtggtgattactgtctgtctctgtctggaggagtcagccacaaggagtggtgagtactgtctgtctctctgtctggaggagtcagccacaaggagtggtgagtactgtctgtctctgtctggaggagtcagccacaaggagtggtgagtactgtctgtctctctgtcaggaggagtcagccacaaggagtggtgagtactgtgtctctctgtctagaggagtcagccacaaggagtggtgagtactgtgtctctctgtctggatgagtcagccacaaggagtggtgagtactgtctgtctctgtctggatgagtcagccacaaggagtggtgagtactgtctgtctctctgtctggatgagtcagccacaaggagtggtgagtactgtctgtctctgtctggaggagtcagccacaaggagtggtgagtactgtctgtctctctgtctggaggagtcagccacaaggagtggtgagtactgtgtctctccgtctgtcactgtgtgtgtctgtttgtctgtctgtctctttgtgtgtATGAGAAAGAGGAGACACTGTCTTGACacttttctctcctccttcttctctcccccctcctctcctccccttcatcctctcccccccctcctctccttcccctcctctcctccttcttctctcccccctcctctcctccctcctctctcctcccctcctctcctcccccttctccccccctcctctcctccctcttctctccccccctcctatcctccttcttctctcccccctcctctcctccctcctctcttcccctcctctcctccctcctctcttcccctcctctcctccttctctcccccctcctctcctccccccccccacccctccccagGAGGCAGCTCCAGGAGCAGGCCCGTCTGGTACTTCAGGAGAACCAGGTCCTGATAGAGCAGCTGGAGGTGCAGCATACTAAGGCTAAGGACAGTCATGGGAGACATTTgactgaaggtagggagggacacCAGTAATCACCCCTgagcctccctctccccccccccccccccctgaaggtagggagggacagacaCCAGTAATCACCCCTGagcctccctcttctccccccctgaaggtagggagggacagacaCCAGTAATCACCCCTgagcctccctctcctccccccctgaaggtagggagggacagacaCCAGTAATCACCCCTGagcctccctcttctccccccctgaaggtagggagggacagacaCCAGTAATCACCCCTGagcctccctcttctccccccctgaaggtagggagggacagacaCCAGTAATCACCCCTGagcctccctcttctccccccctgaaggtagggagggacacCAGTAATCACCCCTGagcctccctcttctccccccctgaaggtagggagggacagacaCCAGTAATCACCCCTGagcctccctcttctccccccctgaaggtagggagggacagacaCCAGTAATCACCCCTgagcctccctctcctccccccctcctccataCTAAGGCTAAGGACAGTCATGGGAGACATTTgactgaaggtagggagggacacCAGTAATCACCCCTGAGCCTCCCTCTTTCAGATTCTACTATAGAAACTAGTTACATTCTGTTTCTACATTCTACACATTCATATTAACGCTGTATCAAACCCTGCTGGAGGTGAATGGTTGAAATCTTCACCCTGCTGGAGGTGAATGGTTGAAATCTTCACCCTGCTGGAGGTGTATGGTAGAAGTCTTCACCCTGCTGGAGGTGTATGGTAGAAGTCTTCACCCTGCTGGAGGTGACTGGTAGAAGTCTTCACCCTGCTGGAGGTGAATGGTAGAAGTCTTCACCCTGCTGGAGGTGAATGGTTGAAATCTTCACCCTGCTGGAGGTGAATGGTTGAAATCTTCACCCTGCTGGAGGTGTACGGTAGAAATCTTCACCCTGCTGGAGGTGAATGGTTGAAATCTTCACCCTGCTGGAGGTGTACGGTAGAAATCTTCACCCTGCTGGAGGTGAATGGTTGAAATCTTCACCCTGCTGGAGGTGAATGGTTGAAATCTTCACCCTGCTGGAGGTGAATGGTTGAAATCTTCACCCTGCTGGAGGTGTACGGTAGAAATCTTCACCCTGCTGGAGGTGAATGGTTGAAATCTTCACCCTGCTGGAGGTGTACGGTAGAAATCTTCACCCTGCTGGAGGTGAATGGTTGAAATCTTCACCCTGCTGGAGGTGAATGGTTGAAATCTTCACCCTGCTGGAGGTGAATGGTTGAAATCTTCACCCTGCTGGAGGTGAATGGTTGAAATCTTCACCCTGCTGGAGGTGTACGGTAGAAGTCTTCACCCTGCTGGAGGTGAATGGTTGAAATCTTCACCCTGCTGGAGGTGTACGGTAGAAATCTTCACCCTGCTGGAGGTGAATGGTAGAAGTCTTCACCCTGCTGGAGGTGAATGGTAGAAATCTTCACCCTGCTGGAGGTAGATGGTAGAAGTCTTCACCCTGCTGGAGGTCAATGGTAGAAGTCTTCACCCTGCTGGAGGTGAATGGTAGAAGTCTTCACCCTGCTGGAGGTGTACGGTAGAAATCTTCACCCTGCTGGAGGTGAATGGTAGAAGTCTTCACCCTGCTGGAGGTGAATGGTAGAAATCTTCACCCTGCTGGAGGTAGATGGTAGAAGTCTTCACCCTGCTGGAGGTGAATGGTAGAAGTCTTCACCCTGCTGGAGGTGAATGGTAGAAGTCTTCACCCTGCTGGAGGTGTACGGTAGAAGTCTTCACCCTGCTGGAGGTGTACGGTAGAAATCTTCACCCTGCTGGAGGTGAATGGTAGAAGTCTTCACCCTGCTGGAGGTGAATGGTAGAAATCTTCACCCTGCTGGAGGTGAATGGTTGAAATCTTCACCCTGCTGGAGGTGAATGGTTGAAATCTTCACCCTGCTGGAGGTGAATGGTTGAAATCTTCACCCTGCTGGAGGTGAATGGTAGAAGGTGAATGGTAGAAGTCTTCACCCTGCTGGAGGTGACTGGTAGAAGTCTTCACCCCGCTGGAGGTAAATGGTAGAAGTCTTCACCCTGCTGGAGGTGAATGGTAGAAGTCTTCACCCTGCTGGAGGTGTACGGTAGAAGTCTTCACCCTGCTGGAGGTGAATGGTAGAAGTCTTCACCCTGCTGGAGGTGAATGGTAGAAGTCTTCACCCTGCTGGAGGTGAATGGTAGAAGTCTTCACCCTGCTGGAGGTAGATGGTAGAAGTCTTCAGAGTTGAAAGTTATCTCCATGAactgttcctccctccctccatctctcctccctccctccatccctcctccctcccccctctccagtCTCTAAGGTGTGTAAGCAGCTGATGTTGCTGGAGGCAGAGAAGCAGCGGCTGGAGGGGGAGCTGGAGGTAACGAGGAGAGAGCTCCACACTCTGCAGACAGATCACCTCCAGGCACGGTGCAGTCTGGAGAATGCTGTCAGCTGGGACGAACACCACGCCATCGCCACCAAACTCAAACGGTAGCTAGTTATAATACACCGACTCAGACAGCAGATAGATACTGACTGACTCAAGCGGCAGATAGATACTGACTGACTAACAGCAGATAGATACTGACTGACTCAGACAGCAGATAGATACTGACTGACTCAAACGGCAGATAGATACTGACTGACTCAAACGGCAGATAGATACTGACTGACTCAAACGGCAGATAGATACTGACTGACTCAAACGGCAGATAGATACTGACTGACTCAAACGGCAGATAGATACTGACTGACTCAGACGGCAGATAGATACTGACTGACTCAGACGGCAGATAGATACTGACTGACTCAGACGGCAGATAGATACTGACTGACTCAGACGGCAGATAGATACTGACTGACTCAGACGGCAGATAGATACTGACTGACTCTGACGGCAGATAGATACTGACCGACTCTGACGGCAGATAGATACTGACCGACTCTGACGGCAGATAGATACTGACCGACTCTAACGGCTGATAGATACTGACCGACTCAGACGGCAGATGGATACTGACGGACTCAGACGGCAGATAGATACTGACGGACTCAAACGGCAGATAGATACTGACTGACTCAAACGGCAGATAGATACTGACTGACTCAAACGGCAGATAGATACTGACTGACTCAAACGGCAGATAGATACTGACTGACTCAAACGGCAGATAGATACTGACTGACTCAAACGGCAGATAGATACTGACTGACTCAAACGGCAGATAGATACTGACTGACTCAAACGGCAGATAGATACTGACTGACTCAAACGGCAGATAGATACTGACTGACTCAAACGGCAGATAGATACTGACTCAGACAGCAGATAGATACTGACTCAGACAGCAGATAGATACTGACTGCCTCAGACAGCAGATAGATACTGACTGCCTCAAACAGCAGATAGATACTGACTGCCTCAAACAGCAGATAGATACTGACTGACTCAAACGGCAGATAGATACTGACTGACTCAAACGGCAGATAGATACTGACAGACTCAAACGGCAGATAGATACTGACAGACTCAAACGGCAGATAGATACTGACCGACTCAAACGGCAGATAGATACTGACCGACTCAGACGGCAGATAGATACTGACCGACTCAAACGGCAGATAGATACTGACTGACTCAAACGGCAGATAGATACTGACTGACTCAAACGGCAGATAGATACTGACTGACTCAGACGGCAGATAGATACTTACTGACTCAGACAGCAGATAGATACTGACTGACTCAGACAGCAGATAGATACTGACTGACTCAGACAGCAGATAGATACTGACTGACTCAGACAGCAGATAGATACTGACTGACTCAGACAGCAGATAGATACTGACTGACTCAGACGGCAGATAGATACTGACTGACC contains:
- the LOC120040772 gene encoding centrosomal protein of 89 kDa-like; the protein is TLTVAPPAGEQAELLSLRQQAQELVAENDSLKMTVHRLNVELSRYQTRFRPLGKEESSRTHGLPLKGSAPPWLLDMKYLSPLLLAYEDRLTEKDALLQASEEELRRFRVRVEEVVQENQKLHQDLKQTGGVSHKEWRQLQEQARLVLQENQVLIEQLEVQHTKAKDSHGRHLTEVSKVCKQLMLLEAEKQRLEGELEVTRRELHTLQTDHLQARCSLENAVSWDEHHAIATKLKR